GAGAGCGCGCTGATCGAGCTTGCCGAGACGAAGCGTGAGACGCTCGGTGACGAGGCCGACATCTTCCTCGCGCACGCCGACTTCGCGGGCGATCCGGAGATCGCGGACATGGTCCACGACGCGATCGACGAGGGGTCGAGCGCCCCGGTTGCCGTCACCGCAGCGTTCGACTCGTTCCGCGCGCTGCTCGAGAAGTCCGGTGACGAGTACATGGCGGGACGGGCCGCCGACATCGACGACGTACGGGACCAGGTG
This is a stretch of genomic DNA from Euzebyales bacterium. It encodes these proteins:
- a CDS encoding phosphoenolpyruvate-utilizing N-terminal domain-containing protein is translated as MSTTLQGRASSPGVALAGAFVIRRVEVDTAAAAAGSPDEEKQRVDAALEQVESALIELAETKRETLGDEADIFLAHADFAGDPEIADMVHDAIDEGSSAPVAVTAAFDSFRALLEKSGDEYMAGRAADIDDVRDQV